Proteins encoded in a region of the Natator depressus isolate rNatDep1 chromosome 23, rNatDep2.hap1, whole genome shotgun sequence genome:
- the LOC141976181 gene encoding metalloproteinase inhibitor 1-like isoform X1: MQRSGNRVSPRILETQGGGDPLDPSITMSPVAWSRLLAGAILVLALGDPTAACSCAPQHPQMAFCEADVVIRGKFMGVTPLNSSSNTQKFESWIRYKIKITKTYKGLESQGNGLFIDSLDQETFCGYQHQAPLNGEEYLIMAEQQDKHLIISLCSFVRPWGRIPPSQRLGISQAYGRGCACQVVPCEFRPCALSGDAQCLWTDGLLDQSWQGPQAQRLACLPRPSQGAPPRADPFCAWETLKSSKLPRTVPPPETPPDLHPNPRNCHPLSL, from the exons ACCCCCTCGATCCCAGCATCACCATGAGCCCTGTCGCCTGGAGCCGGCTGCTGGCGGGAGCGATCCTGGTCCTGGCGCTGGGGGACCccacggctgcctgcagctgtgccccccagcacccccagatgGCGTTCTGCGAGGCTGACGTTG TGATTCGGGGCAAGTTCATGGGGGTGACTCCACTGAACTCCAGCAGCAACACCCAGAAGTTCGAGTCCTGGATTCGCTACAAGATCAAAATCACCAAG ACCTACAAGGGGCTTGAGTCCCAGGGGAACGGCCTCTTCATAGACTCCTTGGATCAGGAGACCTTCTGTGGGTACCAGCACCAGGCGCCCCTGAACGGGGAGGAGTACCTCATCATGG ccgagCAGCAGGACAAGCACCTGATTATTTCATTGTGTTCCTTCGTGCGCCCCTGGGGGCGCATCCCCCCCAGCCAGCGCCTCGGGATCAGCCAGGCCTACGGACGGGGCTGCGCCTGCCAG gtgGTGCCCTGTGAATTCAGGCCGTGCGCGCTGTCGGGCGACGCCCAGTGCCTCTGGACCGACGGGCTGCTGGACCAGAGCTGGCAGGGGCCCCAGGCCCAGCGTCTGGcctgcctgccccgccccagccagggggcGCCCCCCCGGGCCGACCCCTTCTGCGCCTGGGAGACCCTCAAGAGCAGCAAACTGCCCCGGACTGTGCCCCCTCCCGAAACACCCCCtgacctccaccccaacccccggaACTGTCACCCCCTCTCCCTTTGA
- the LOC141976181 gene encoding metalloproteinase inhibitor 1-like isoform X2, giving the protein MLMLSGRETPSYPLDPSITMSPVAWSRLLAGAILVLALGDPTAACSCAPQHPQMAFCEADVVIRGKFMGVTPLNSSSNTQKFESWIRYKIKITKTYKGLESQGNGLFIDSLDQETFCGYQHQAPLNGEEYLIMAEQQDKHLIISLCSFVRPWGRIPPSQRLGISQAYGRGCACQVVPCEFRPCALSGDAQCLWTDGLLDQSWQGPQAQRLACLPRPSQGAPPRADPFCAWETLKSSKLPRTVPPPETPPDLHPNPRNCHPLSL; this is encoded by the exons ACCCCCTCGATCCCAGCATCACCATGAGCCCTGTCGCCTGGAGCCGGCTGCTGGCGGGAGCGATCCTGGTCCTGGCGCTGGGGGACCccacggctgcctgcagctgtgccccccagcacccccagatgGCGTTCTGCGAGGCTGACGTTG TGATTCGGGGCAAGTTCATGGGGGTGACTCCACTGAACTCCAGCAGCAACACCCAGAAGTTCGAGTCCTGGATTCGCTACAAGATCAAAATCACCAAG ACCTACAAGGGGCTTGAGTCCCAGGGGAACGGCCTCTTCATAGACTCCTTGGATCAGGAGACCTTCTGTGGGTACCAGCACCAGGCGCCCCTGAACGGGGAGGAGTACCTCATCATGG ccgagCAGCAGGACAAGCACCTGATTATTTCATTGTGTTCCTTCGTGCGCCCCTGGGGGCGCATCCCCCCCAGCCAGCGCCTCGGGATCAGCCAGGCCTACGGACGGGGCTGCGCCTGCCAG gtgGTGCCCTGTGAATTCAGGCCGTGCGCGCTGTCGGGCGACGCCCAGTGCCTCTGGACCGACGGGCTGCTGGACCAGAGCTGGCAGGGGCCCCAGGCCCAGCGTCTGGcctgcctgccccgccccagccagggggcGCCCCCCCGGGCCGACCCCTTCTGCGCCTGGGAGACCCTCAAGAGCAGCAAACTGCCCCGGACTGTGCCCCCTCCCGAAACACCCCCtgacctccaccccaacccccggaACTGTCACCCCCTCTCCCTTTGA
- the LOC141976181 gene encoding metalloproteinase inhibitor 1-like isoform X3: MVSDPLDPSITMSPVAWSRLLAGAILVLALGDPTAACSCAPQHPQMAFCEADVVIRGKFMGVTPLNSSSNTQKFESWIRYKIKITKTYKGLESQGNGLFIDSLDQETFCGYQHQAPLNGEEYLIMAEQQDKHLIISLCSFVRPWGRIPPSQRLGISQAYGRGCACQVVPCEFRPCALSGDAQCLWTDGLLDQSWQGPQAQRLACLPRPSQGAPPRADPFCAWETLKSSKLPRTVPPPETPPDLHPNPRNCHPLSL, encoded by the exons ATGGTCTCAG ACCCCCTCGATCCCAGCATCACCATGAGCCCTGTCGCCTGGAGCCGGCTGCTGGCGGGAGCGATCCTGGTCCTGGCGCTGGGGGACCccacggctgcctgcagctgtgccccccagcacccccagatgGCGTTCTGCGAGGCTGACGTTG TGATTCGGGGCAAGTTCATGGGGGTGACTCCACTGAACTCCAGCAGCAACACCCAGAAGTTCGAGTCCTGGATTCGCTACAAGATCAAAATCACCAAG ACCTACAAGGGGCTTGAGTCCCAGGGGAACGGCCTCTTCATAGACTCCTTGGATCAGGAGACCTTCTGTGGGTACCAGCACCAGGCGCCCCTGAACGGGGAGGAGTACCTCATCATGG ccgagCAGCAGGACAAGCACCTGATTATTTCATTGTGTTCCTTCGTGCGCCCCTGGGGGCGCATCCCCCCCAGCCAGCGCCTCGGGATCAGCCAGGCCTACGGACGGGGCTGCGCCTGCCAG gtgGTGCCCTGTGAATTCAGGCCGTGCGCGCTGTCGGGCGACGCCCAGTGCCTCTGGACCGACGGGCTGCTGGACCAGAGCTGGCAGGGGCCCCAGGCCCAGCGTCTGGcctgcctgccccgccccagccagggggcGCCCCCCCGGGCCGACCCCTTCTGCGCCTGGGAGACCCTCAAGAGCAGCAAACTGCCCCGGACTGTGCCCCCTCCCGAAACACCCCCtgacctccaccccaacccccggaACTGTCACCCCCTCTCCCTTTGA
- the LOC141976181 gene encoding metalloproteinase inhibitor 1-like isoform X4: MSPVAWSRLLAGAILVLALGDPTAACSCAPQHPQMAFCEADVVIRGKFMGVTPLNSSSNTQKFESWIRYKIKITKTYKGLESQGNGLFIDSLDQETFCGYQHQAPLNGEEYLIMAEQQDKHLIISLCSFVRPWGRIPPSQRLGISQAYGRGCACQVVPCEFRPCALSGDAQCLWTDGLLDQSWQGPQAQRLACLPRPSQGAPPRADPFCAWETLKSSKLPRTVPPPETPPDLHPNPRNCHPLSL; encoded by the exons ATGAGCCCTGTCGCCTGGAGCCGGCTGCTGGCGGGAGCGATCCTGGTCCTGGCGCTGGGGGACCccacggctgcctgcagctgtgccccccagcacccccagatgGCGTTCTGCGAGGCTGACGTTG TGATTCGGGGCAAGTTCATGGGGGTGACTCCACTGAACTCCAGCAGCAACACCCAGAAGTTCGAGTCCTGGATTCGCTACAAGATCAAAATCACCAAG ACCTACAAGGGGCTTGAGTCCCAGGGGAACGGCCTCTTCATAGACTCCTTGGATCAGGAGACCTTCTGTGGGTACCAGCACCAGGCGCCCCTGAACGGGGAGGAGTACCTCATCATGG ccgagCAGCAGGACAAGCACCTGATTATTTCATTGTGTTCCTTCGTGCGCCCCTGGGGGCGCATCCCCCCCAGCCAGCGCCTCGGGATCAGCCAGGCCTACGGACGGGGCTGCGCCTGCCAG gtgGTGCCCTGTGAATTCAGGCCGTGCGCGCTGTCGGGCGACGCCCAGTGCCTCTGGACCGACGGGCTGCTGGACCAGAGCTGGCAGGGGCCCCAGGCCCAGCGTCTGGcctgcctgccccgccccagccagggggcGCCCCCCCGGGCCGACCCCTTCTGCGCCTGGGAGACCCTCAAGAGCAGCAAACTGCCCCGGACTGTGCCCCCTCCCGAAACACCCCCtgacctccaccccaacccccggaACTGTCACCCCCTCTCCCTTTGA